Proteins encoded by one window of uncultured Draconibacterium sp.:
- a CDS encoding histidine kinase: protein MIQMKRIPFKTILFHALFWVAVWFFFFYFFSYNSDKVDYALWFSSGLLPLTIAVTYFVNYRLIPRYLLAKRYWKFALYSFYTFVYISYVISLLIYTCLILVLKFNLNEMPPMSKNFFFVLLLVIIVVGVISFVSILNQSFKTATANKELQNKILETQLQLKDQELNYLKRQIHPHFLFNTLNTIYGFALKQSKQTPDIILKLSNLLDYILYQVNKPVVSLKEEVLHIQEYIELEKVRFQDTLKVDFKASEVSEEIQVAPMLLIPFVENAFKHGNLVDGFLQIKIEVRIENSCLEFQIGNSFIGEANEHKNGGLGLLNIRKRLDLNYPKNYKLTQEIKENWYTAKLVICDLAKTEQSKPEDD from the coding sequence ATGATTCAGATGAAAAGAATACCATTTAAAACGATCCTTTTCCACGCGCTGTTTTGGGTGGCGGTTTGGTTCTTCTTTTTTTATTTTTTTAGCTATAATTCTGATAAAGTAGATTATGCGCTGTGGTTCTCGAGCGGATTATTGCCACTAACCATCGCCGTTACTTATTTTGTAAATTACCGTCTCATTCCACGTTATTTGCTGGCCAAACGCTACTGGAAATTTGCGCTCTATAGTTTTTACACTTTCGTTTATATTTCCTACGTCATCTCGTTGCTTATATACACCTGCCTGATTTTGGTACTTAAATTTAACCTGAATGAGATGCCGCCAATGAGCAAAAACTTCTTCTTTGTTTTGCTGCTGGTTATTATCGTTGTTGGGGTAATTAGTTTTGTTAGCATCTTAAACCAGAGTTTTAAAACAGCTACTGCAAACAAAGAGTTGCAGAACAAAATACTGGAAACCCAGCTGCAGTTAAAAGACCAGGAATTAAATTACCTGAAACGCCAGATTCATCCACACTTTTTATTCAATACCTTGAATACTATTTATGGATTTGCCCTGAAACAATCAAAACAAACGCCTGATATCATTCTGAAACTCTCTAACCTGCTCGATTATATTTTGTACCAGGTAAATAAACCGGTGGTGAGTTTGAAAGAAGAGGTATTACATATTCAGGAATACATTGAGTTGGAAAAGGTGCGTTTTCAGGACACGCTGAAAGTGGATTTCAAGGCGTCGGAGGTGAGTGAGGAAATTCAGGTGGCACCAATGTTGTTGATTCCGTTTGTTGAAAATGCCTTTAAACATGGTAATTTAGTAGACGGATTCTTGCAAATTAAAATTGAGGTAAGGATCGAAAATAGCTGTCTGGAATTTCAAATTGGAAATTCATTTATAGGGGAGGCGAATGAACACAAAAATGGAGGGCTGGGACTGTTGAATATCAGAAAACGGCTGGATTTGAATTACCCCAAAAATTACAAGCTTACACAAGAAATTAAAGAAAACTGGTACACGGCAAAACTTGTTATTTGCGATCTGGCAAAAACTGAACAATCAAAACCGGAAGATGACTAA
- a CDS encoding LytTR family DNA-binding domain-containing protein — protein sequence MTKKIRCIIVDDEPMAREILESHLRKIESVEIVALCKNAIEAFNVISSQPVDLVFLDINMPEVSGLSFAKSINNAVKVIFTTAYREYAVDGFDLQAVDYLLKPISFGRLMQSINKYFSENQLHTFEEPARIEPEKSESVFVRAERKMIKINFTEILYIESLSDYIKIHLNNKVIVTRETISSIEAKLPQQDFLRVHRSFIVAVNAIESFTAEIIEIGKKQIPVSRSYKDGVLKKLQL from the coding sequence ATGACTAAAAAGATACGCTGCATAATAGTTGATGACGAGCCCATGGCGCGTGAAATTCTGGAGAGCCACCTCCGGAAGATCGAGTCCGTTGAAATTGTTGCTTTGTGCAAAAATGCCATTGAAGCTTTTAATGTGATAAGCAGTCAACCGGTAGACCTGGTTTTTCTCGATATAAACATGCCGGAGGTTTCAGGGCTGTCATTTGCCAAATCAATAAACAATGCCGTGAAAGTAATTTTTACTACGGCTTATCGCGAGTATGCGGTGGATGGTTTTGATTTGCAGGCGGTTGATTATCTTTTGAAACCAATTTCGTTTGGTCGATTGATGCAAAGTATCAATAAATACTTCAGCGAAAACCAGTTGCATACTTTTGAAGAACCGGCTAGAATTGAGCCCGAAAAAAGTGAATCGGTTTTTGTGCGGGCAGAACGAAAGATGATTAAAATAAATTTTACCGAAATTCTTTACATTGAGAGCCTGTCCGATTATATCAAGATTCATTTAAATAATAAAGTAATTGTTACCCGCGAAACGATTTCGAGCATTGAAGCCAAGTTGCCGCAACAGGATTTTCTGCGTGTGCACCGATCGTTTATTGTGGCAGTAAATGCGATTGAATCGTTTACAGCCGAAATCATTGAAATTGGCAAAAAGCAAATTCCAGTAAGTCGTAGTTATAAAGATGGAGTCCTTAAAAAGCTTCAACTCTGA
- a CDS encoding nuclear transport factor 2 family protein has product MKSILLVLTACTLVFYSCTNATEQALTENEKETLAQEVETTINKMMDGMKNIDVEAAFESNFLMDENFRYVDIYGKTLKKDAFRKAAHGVFDNVEKIEFEFTTPIIRIIDRKVAVVNLTYSGKYYFPGSTLAWSPCGSTLVLQKIDNEWKVIHFHESIQESEFVTTDL; this is encoded by the coding sequence ATGAAATCAATACTACTGGTTTTAACCGCTTGTACCCTTGTTTTTTATTCTTGCACAAACGCTACAGAACAAGCACTTACTGAGAACGAAAAAGAGACACTGGCTCAGGAAGTAGAGACTACCATCAATAAAATGATGGATGGGATGAAGAATATTGATGTTGAAGCAGCTTTTGAATCGAACTTTTTAATGGATGAGAATTTTAGGTATGTCGATATTTATGGAAAAACGTTAAAGAAAGATGCATTCCGAAAGGCGGCTCATGGAGTGTTCGATAATGTTGAAAAGATAGAGTTTGAATTTACGACACCGATAATCCGCATTATTGATCGGAAAGTTGCGGTTGTAAATTTGACTTATAGTGGGAAATATTATTTTCCGGGTTCCACTCTTGCCTGGTCGCCATGCGGAAGTACACTGGTGCTACAAAAGATCGATAATGAATGGAAAGTGATTCATTTTCATGAATCGATCCAGGAATCGGAGTTTGTTACCACAGATTTATAA
- the hutI gene encoding imidazolonepropionase gives MKLLLENIKELVQVEDQPVLFRAGKEMAKVNTIKNAFLIIRDEVIEDFGPMDQLKDKYFDDDLLIEIDCSNRLVYPSFCDSHTHLVYAAPREKEFVDRIKGLSYEEIARRGGGILNSAKLLHETSEEELYDNAMERVWEIVKMGTGAVEIKSGYGLNTEDELKMLRVIQRIKQTSPICVRANFLGAHAIPLEYKNNPAEYVDIIINEMIPQVVAEELADFIDVFCDRGFFSVEDTERILMAGMKYGLRPKIHANELGLTGGIQTGVKYNALSVDHLEYVGEDEIAALLDSETMPTVLPGAAFFLNMKLSPVREMIEAGLPVALASDFNPGSSPSGNMSLISAMGCINFKMLPEEVINATTLNTAYAMGISESYGSVARGKIANLFITSEIPGIEYLPYAYGSNLVETVIINGEIQNF, from the coding sequence ATGAAGTTACTACTCGAAAATATAAAAGAGCTGGTTCAGGTTGAGGATCAGCCGGTTTTGTTCAGGGCCGGAAAAGAAATGGCAAAAGTGAATACCATAAAAAATGCTTTTCTGATTATCCGCGATGAAGTAATTGAGGATTTTGGCCCGATGGATCAGCTAAAAGACAAATATTTTGATGATGACCTGTTGATCGAAATCGACTGCTCGAACCGATTGGTTTACCCGAGTTTTTGCGATTCGCATACGCATTTGGTTTATGCCGCACCTCGCGAAAAGGAGTTTGTAGATCGGATAAAAGGTTTGTCGTACGAAGAGATTGCGCGCCGTGGAGGCGGTATTCTGAATTCGGCAAAACTACTGCACGAAACATCGGAGGAAGAACTCTACGACAATGCCATGGAGCGTGTTTGGGAGATTGTAAAAATGGGAACGGGAGCTGTTGAGATTAAAAGCGGTTACGGATTGAATACCGAAGACGAACTAAAAATGCTTCGTGTTATTCAAAGAATCAAACAAACTTCACCCATTTGTGTACGTGCCAATTTTTTGGGCGCACATGCCATTCCACTGGAGTACAAAAACAATCCGGCAGAATATGTCGATATCATCATCAATGAAATGATTCCGCAGGTAGTAGCCGAAGAACTGGCCGATTTCATCGATGTATTTTGTGACAGGGGCTTTTTCTCGGTGGAAGACACCGAACGCATTCTTATGGCCGGAATGAAATATGGTCTGCGACCAAAAATACATGCGAATGAATTGGGATTAACCGGTGGTATCCAGACCGGAGTAAAATACAACGCGCTTTCAGTTGATCATTTGGAATATGTTGGGGAAGACGAAATTGCAGCGCTCTTAGATTCGGAAACCATGCCAACTGTTTTGCCAGGGGCAGCTTTCTTTTTGAATATGAAATTGTCGCCGGTGCGCGAAATGATAGAAGCCGGTTTACCGGTAGCGCTGGCATCTGATTTTAACCCGGGATCGTCGCCCAGCGGAAACATGAGCTTAATTTCGGCAATGGGCTGCATCAACTTTAAAATGTTGCCTGAAGAGGTGATAAATGCAACCACGTTAAATACGGCCTATGCCATGGGAATTAGCGAAAGTTACGGTAGTGTTGCGCGGGGTAAAATTGCTAATTTGTTTATTACCAGTGAAATTCCGGGAATTGAATATTTGCCGTATGCCTATGGTTCCAACCTGGTAGAAACGGTGATCATTAACGGCGAGATTCAAAACTTTTAG
- a CDS encoding serine protease: MLKSTFIQALFVLICFCSCKNEPEVVTKETWVEKPVNDWPELVMTNKVEFTDSTYTNFGNAFLIETGADTFAVTCKHIFMLFRAETNNSINLGSHFKQWQIYPKGKPEKAIHLGELLNGDKNEETGQFNTLKVRDWIIFRTNEKSDFTPLKIRSRPVSNGEVVYALGWAFKQTSENPSLIKMQVFKNMGPYYYTNTLTESVDPAGRSGSPVIDKNGYLVGLVSGAEGKLGVMCGIPYLNEQLAKFQTIKSSK; this comes from the coding sequence ATGCTGAAATCAACCTTTATTCAGGCACTATTTGTTCTTATTTGTTTCTGCTCATGCAAAAACGAACCTGAGGTTGTAACAAAAGAAACCTGGGTAGAAAAACCGGTGAACGATTGGCCGGAACTGGTTATGACAAATAAGGTTGAATTTACAGATTCAACCTATACAAATTTTGGCAATGCATTTCTTATAGAAACCGGTGCCGATACATTTGCTGTAACGTGTAAACATATCTTTATGCTTTTTAGGGCTGAAACAAATAACAGCATCAATCTTGGCAGCCATTTTAAGCAATGGCAAATATACCCAAAAGGAAAACCAGAAAAGGCAATTCATTTAGGCGAATTACTGAATGGAGATAAGAATGAAGAAACCGGTCAGTTTAATACCTTAAAAGTCCGTGACTGGATTATTTTTAGAACAAATGAAAAGTCGGATTTTACGCCGTTAAAAATAAGATCTCGTCCTGTTTCCAACGGAGAGGTTGTTTACGCACTCGGTTGGGCATTTAAACAAACTTCTGAAAACCCATCGCTTATTAAAATGCAGGTTTTTAAGAACATGGGGCCATATTATTACACCAACACCTTAACAGAAAGCGTTGATCCTGCCGGCAGAAGCGGATCGCCGGTGATTGATAAAAACGGGTACCTGGTTGGTCTTGTTTCGGGAGCAGAAGGGAAACTTGGAGTTATGTGCGGAATCCCTTACCTGAATGAACAACTTGCTAAATTTCAAACAATTAAAAGTAGCAAATAA
- a CDS encoding nuclear transport factor 2 family protein, with protein sequence MKNIKIIAIAVLMVITTACNSNQVNSREEILSSEEKENIISEVMAVSSKWIADNNAMDPDRAIEFWSTSPDLRFAEFGEFFVNRDSIHSTLKSYYDFTRNMDVKWLSRDVRPIAQNIALLSGKFQFKMEFDNDEVFEGINAFTATMIKEEGKWSLIQGHESTKLPE encoded by the coding sequence ATGAAAAACATTAAAATAATCGCTATCGCGGTATTGATGGTAATTACTACCGCATGTAATTCAAATCAGGTAAATTCCCGGGAAGAAATACTAAGTAGTGAAGAAAAAGAAAACATTATTTCAGAAGTAATGGCAGTGTCTTCAAAATGGATTGCTGACAACAATGCCATGGATCCTGATCGCGCTATTGAGTTTTGGTCTACCTCTCCCGATTTGAGATTTGCAGAGTTTGGTGAATTTTTTGTCAATCGGGATTCCATTCATTCCACCCTAAAAAGTTATTATGACTTTACACGTAATATGGATGTGAAATGGCTATCGCGAGATGTCCGTCCTATTGCCCAAAATATCGCTTTGCTTTCGGGTAAATTTCAGTTTAAAATGGAGTTTGATAATGATGAAGTCTTTGAAGGTATTAATGCTTTTACCGCGACAATGATAAAAGAGGAAGGGAAATGGTCGCTAATTCAAGGACACGAGTCTACTAAATTGCCGGAATAA
- the ftcD gene encoding glutamate formimidoyltransferase, which yields MKKIIECVPNFSEGRDMSIIKEITNAIESVADISLLDVDPGKATNRTVVTFVGTPDDVIEAAFRGIERAAELIDMNQHKGEHPRFGATDVCPLVPVANVSMEEAIEYARKLGQRVGEELGIPVFSYEFAAFKEERRSLANCRSGEYEALKERITTEKWNPDFGPNEWNARVAGSGAIAIGARNFLVAYNINLNTTSTRRANAIAFDIREAGRVKREGNPITGKIVNDENGEPVRIPGSLKKTRAIGWYIEEYGVAQISINLTDITVTPVHVAFDETCKKATERGIRVTGSELVGLIPLQAMLDAGKYFLRKQERSTGISDEEIIKIAIKSLGLDELAPFDPKKKIIEYVIEDKSAKKLIDMTLTQFKDETASESPAPGGGSISAYVGALGGALGAMVANLSAHKRGWDERWEEFSSWAEKGKYYHSALLNCVDEDTEAFNKIMAAFGLPKSSEKEKAERKQAIHDATKNAIEVPLKVMQFAHDSLEVMQAMAEVGNPNSVSDAGVGALCARTAVEGAYLNVKINATGFADAEFLNDALSRAENLLKSAKEKEAEILEVVKKKIEG from the coding sequence ATGAAAAAAATAATCGAATGCGTTCCTAATTTCTCTGAAGGGCGCGATATGAGTATAATAAAGGAAATTACCAATGCCATAGAAAGTGTGGCCGATATTAGTTTGCTGGATGTTGATCCCGGAAAAGCAACCAACCGCACCGTAGTAACATTTGTCGGTACTCCTGATGATGTTATTGAAGCTGCATTTCGCGGAATAGAACGTGCTGCCGAGTTGATCGATATGAATCAGCACAAAGGTGAACACCCGCGTTTTGGAGCTACCGATGTTTGTCCTTTAGTGCCGGTTGCTAATGTAAGCATGGAAGAGGCGATTGAGTATGCACGAAAACTTGGGCAGCGTGTCGGCGAAGAGCTGGGAATTCCGGTATTTAGTTACGAGTTTGCTGCTTTTAAAGAAGAACGCCGCAGTTTGGCTAATTGTCGCTCGGGTGAATACGAAGCTTTAAAAGAGCGCATCACCACCGAAAAATGGAACCCTGATTTTGGTCCGAACGAGTGGAACGCCAGAGTGGCCGGAAGTGGCGCGATAGCCATTGGTGCTCGTAATTTCTTAGTGGCTTATAATATTAATCTGAATACAACCTCAACGCGCCGGGCAAATGCTATCGCTTTTGATATTCGTGAGGCCGGGCGTGTAAAACGGGAAGGAAATCCAATTACCGGCAAAATTGTAAACGATGAAAATGGTGAGCCGGTTCGCATTCCCGGCAGTTTGAAAAAGACCCGCGCCATTGGCTGGTACATTGAAGAATATGGTGTGGCTCAAATCTCGATTAATTTGACTGACATTACGGTTACACCAGTTCATGTGGCTTTTGATGAAACTTGTAAAAAAGCTACAGAGCGAGGAATTCGTGTTACAGGCTCGGAGTTAGTTGGATTAATTCCGCTTCAGGCAATGTTGGATGCCGGAAAATATTTCCTGCGTAAGCAAGAACGTTCAACAGGAATTTCGGATGAGGAGATTATAAAAATTGCCATCAAATCGCTTGGCTTGGATGAACTGGCACCTTTCGATCCGAAAAAGAAAATCATTGAATATGTGATTGAAGATAAATCGGCGAAAAAACTGATTGACATGACCTTGACTCAATTTAAAGATGAAACAGCTTCAGAATCGCCGGCTCCGGGTGGAGGTTCAATTTCGGCGTATGTTGGTGCTTTGGGAGGCGCTTTAGGGGCAATGGTTGCCAACTTATCGGCACATAAACGTGGCTGGGACGAGCGTTGGGAAGAATTCTCCAGTTGGGCTGAAAAAGGTAAATATTACCATTCTGCCTTGTTGAATTGTGTGGATGAAGATACCGAAGCTTTCAATAAAATAATGGCAGCTTTTGGTTTGCCTAAGTCGAGCGAAAAAGAAAAAGCTGAACGCAAACAAGCCATTCACGATGCCACAAAAAATGCCATTGAAGTACCATTAAAAGTCATGCAATTTGCTCACGATTCGCTGGAAGTCATGCAAGCCATGGCGGAAGTTGGTAACCCGAATTCGGTTTCCGATGCCGGTGTTGGCGCGTTGTGTGCGCGAACTGCAGTTGAAGGTGCCTACCTTAATGTGAAAATAAATGCCACCGGATTTGCTGATGCTGAATTTTTAAATGATGCTTTATCGAGGGCAGAGAATCTCTTGAAATCAGCAAAAGAAAAAGAAGCTGAAATTCTCGAGGTGGTGAAGAAAAAAATTGAAGGATAA
- a CDS encoding nuclear transport factor 2 family protein has translation MKVSKSILIWLCVIVLLSCNRSNLTNSTDETINESLVKHEVQQLIDNMVKLTYEKDIDELMKLYENSADFKLISAPDEVLSYTQLYELYRTLFDQLEKQKIIESTTTVYPLSNNKALCVWAGQEEMKMEGMEAFQSSWISTILLEKQDGNWLIIHMHNSHK, from the coding sequence ATGAAAGTTTCAAAGAGTATATTAATATGGCTTTGTGTAATAGTTCTGTTATCATGCAATAGAAGTAACCTTACTAACAGTACTGATGAAACGATAAACGAGTCTCTTGTAAAGCATGAAGTTCAACAGTTGATAGACAATATGGTAAAACTTACCTATGAAAAGGATATTGATGAATTAATGAAGCTTTACGAAAATTCGGCAGATTTTAAGCTAATTTCTGCACCTGACGAAGTGTTAAGTTATACGCAACTATATGAGCTTTATCGCACATTATTTGATCAATTGGAAAAACAAAAAATTATTGAAAGTACAACTACTGTTTATCCCTTGTCAAATAATAAGGCTTTATGTGTTTGGGCCGGTCAGGAGGAAATGAAAATGGAAGGCATGGAAGCTTTTCAGTCGTCATGGATTTCAACAATTTTGCTCGAAAAACAGGACGGAAACTGGCTGATTATTCACATGCACAATTCGCATAAATAA
- a CDS encoding MotA/TolQ/ExbB proton channel family protein: MNAIIDKLNEGGPAFTYIIVLSFLVIIGLFVRGLLTKGEKYKTIELMKQISWFAVAWGFLGRVFGLIMIFDKVQAMGEVAPSVFADGLKIALVAPLCGILVFALTRLGIVVLISLQKNYQPQKNN; encoded by the coding sequence ATGAATGCAATTATTGACAAACTTAACGAAGGCGGCCCCGCATTTACCTACATTATTGTACTATCATTTTTGGTAATAATAGGGCTCTTTGTGCGTGGCCTTTTAACAAAAGGAGAAAAATACAAGACCATTGAGCTGATGAAACAAATAAGTTGGTTTGCAGTTGCCTGGGGATTTTTAGGCCGCGTTTTCGGACTGATTATGATCTTCGATAAAGTTCAGGCAATGGGCGAGGTGGCGCCAAGTGTTTTTGCCGACGGACTTAAAATAGCATTGGTTGCTCCGTTGTGCGGAATCCTTGTGTTTGCCTTAACACGACTGGGAATTGTTGTGCTTATCAGTCTGCAAAAAAACTACCAGCCACAGAAAAACAATTAA
- a CDS encoding DUF6616 family protein, with the protein MECFIELWSVRQAWKQLSREERKAYLEQIEPHLQSLLEKGVEIVGWGVNDEATTHRANFDFYAVWKFPTLDMKKEFEAVVMEANWYNYFHQENVSGELTIPDEIIGKLIAL; encoded by the coding sequence ATGGAATGTTTTATCGAATTGTGGAGCGTCAGGCAAGCCTGGAAACAACTCTCACGCGAAGAACGTAAAGCTTATCTTGAGCAGATAGAGCCACATTTGCAGTCCTTGCTCGAAAAAGGAGTTGAAATTGTTGGGTGGGGCGTTAATGATGAAGCAACAACCCACAGGGCTAATTTCGATTTTTATGCGGTTTGGAAATTCCCCACACTGGATATGAAAAAAGAGTTTGAAGCCGTAGTAATGGAAGCCAACTGGTACAATTATTTTCACCAGGAAAATGTTTCGGGAGAACTTACTATACCTGATGAAATAATTGGGAAACTGATTGCTTTATAA
- a CDS encoding ABC transporter permease: protein MNRIILKLALKNLFGRDRTSMLSILGLAIALVSTFYIYSYVSFELSYDKQHKKAKRIYRISAAIIAAENTANHAILGPLMGPGLKDHFPSVEAFTRLIPIRQQTALEYNHQQYLVEEAYSADEAIFNIFTLDFIYGDQNNIFQNPNELVINESLSTKIFGNTNPVGKSLLRDGKPLTIVGVVKDSPENAHHKLNVLFSLVDRWSNLEGISPVQISEGYWMPSTFLFILLKPKTSIESITDNFDSFYDKYMADFGKAINAKFKPIAVPLRGLHFSRHMDYDYAKGNKTYIYLLIMIGVFILSVAVLNYANLLFSQNIVQSKKIGINKILGASHVVLFKQFTANSFFFIFSSMLLAYLIYLLSLYALVSLTNINSAIFNTLTVLKLSAILLIVLVVIASSISFLNQFRKEGIKMLKPSSLKLFGSANYRFGVSSTVIQYTLSTILIISMIGITRQINFLLKSDMGFNKDNVLIVDLSNLSGTGYSINPFLNELRNNPNVVDAASSTNIPGDVMGTSHFQIQRAGETVTKIVKTMGIDYNYIPTLGLELKEGRNFAETFNDSSFHSVIINEAFIDFCGFSGDMIGQKVAGTEVVGVLKNARFNSLHNPTDPMVLYLENERMKYLNIKLNGGNLTTTVQSIKKTWNELYPEVLFDTQFLDNRIAKLYSKDQQINNLIELFTLISLLISIMGIVNLSTILTKSRTKEIGIRKVNGANTFEILMLLNSKFVKWVSFAYLLSIPISYLLMQKWLQSFAYKIYMSWWIFGLAGIIVFGIALLTVNWNSWKAANKNPFEALRYE, encoded by the coding sequence ATGAATCGGATTATTTTAAAACTGGCACTTAAAAACCTGTTTGGCAGAGACAGAACCTCGATGCTGAGTATTTTAGGTTTGGCTATCGCACTTGTCTCAACTTTTTACATTTATTCCTATGTTTCATTTGAGTTAAGCTACGACAAACAACACAAAAAGGCAAAACGGATTTACCGTATCAGTGCTGCTATTATTGCTGCAGAAAATACGGCGAATCACGCAATTCTGGGTCCGCTGATGGGGCCAGGATTAAAAGATCATTTCCCATCGGTGGAAGCATTTACAAGACTGATTCCAATCCGCCAACAAACAGCACTCGAATACAATCATCAACAATACCTGGTTGAAGAAGCCTATTCTGCCGACGAAGCTATTTTTAATATTTTCACGCTTGATTTTATTTACGGCGACCAGAATAATATTTTCCAAAATCCCAACGAACTGGTTATTAACGAAAGTCTTTCCACGAAGATTTTCGGTAACACAAATCCGGTAGGCAAATCGTTGTTGAGGGATGGAAAACCTTTGACAATTGTTGGAGTTGTAAAAGATTCTCCCGAAAATGCGCACCACAAATTAAATGTGTTGTTTTCGCTCGTCGACAGATGGAGTAATCTGGAAGGTATTTCCCCCGTTCAAATTTCGGAAGGTTACTGGATGCCGTCCACCTTTCTGTTTATCCTTTTGAAACCTAAAACAAGCATTGAATCGATAACCGACAACTTTGATTCATTTTACGATAAATACATGGCAGATTTTGGTAAAGCCATCAACGCAAAATTCAAACCAATCGCGGTTCCTTTAAGAGGCCTACATTTTTCGCGCCACATGGATTACGACTATGCGAAAGGGAACAAAACATACATTTATTTACTGATTATGATTGGCGTGTTTATCCTCTCTGTTGCCGTATTAAATTATGCCAATCTGCTGTTCTCCCAAAACATTGTACAATCGAAAAAAATAGGGATCAATAAAATACTTGGAGCCTCTCACGTTGTTCTTTTCAAGCAATTTACGGCGAATTCTTTCTTTTTCATTTTTAGTTCGATGCTGCTCGCGTATTTAATTTATTTACTGAGTTTATATGCCTTAGTCTCGCTTACGAATATCAATAGCGCAATTTTCAACACACTAACGGTTTTAAAACTTTCAGCAATTCTTTTAATCGTCCTAGTGGTAATTGCATCGTCCATTTCGTTTTTAAATCAATTCCGAAAAGAAGGAATAAAAATGCTCAAACCTTCGTCGCTTAAACTATTTGGCTCTGCAAATTACCGGTTTGGAGTTTCCTCAACTGTTATACAATATACCCTGTCAACAATCCTGATTATTTCGATGATTGGCATTACTCGACAAATCAATTTCCTGCTTAAAAGCGACATGGGTTTCAATAAAGATAATGTGCTGATTGTGGACTTAAGCAACCTGTCGGGAACCGGATACAGCATCAATCCATTTTTAAACGAACTTCGAAACAATCCCAATGTTGTTGATGCGGCTTCATCAACGAATATTCCTGGAGATGTGATGGGAACCAGCCACTTTCAGATACAACGAGCCGGAGAAACGGTAACGAAGATCGTTAAAACAATGGGCATCGATTACAATTATATTCCAACGCTTGGTTTAGAGCTAAAAGAAGGACGAAATTTCGCTGAAACATTTAACGACAGTAGCTTTCACTCGGTAATTATCAACGAGGCATTTATCGATTTCTGCGGATTTTCCGGGGATATGATCGGACAAAAAGTGGCAGGTACCGAAGTTGTTGGCGTATTGAAAAATGCCCGGTTCAATTCCCTGCACAATCCGACAGACCCCATGGTACTTTACCTCGAAAACGAAAGGATGAAATACCTGAATATCAAACTGAATGGAGGCAACCTCACGACGACTGTACAGTCGATTAAAAAAACGTGGAACGAGCTTTATCCCGAGGTTCTTTTCGACACGCAATTCCTCGATAACAGAATAGCCAAACTTTACAGCAAAGACCAGCAAATAAATAACCTCATTGAATTATTCACACTCATCAGTCTTTTGATTTCAATTATGGGGATAGTAAATCTGTCGACAATTTTGACAAAAAGCCGGACAAAAGAAATAGGCATCCGAAAAGTCAACGGAGCCAATACATTTGAAATTTTAATGCTCCTAAATTCAAAGTTTGTAAAGTGGGTGTCGTTTGCCTATCTACTTTCAATACCAATTTCTTACCTGCTCATGCAAAAATGGCTTCAAAGCTTTGCTTATAAAATTTATATGAGCTGGTGGATTTTTGGACTGGCAGGAATTATTGTATTTGGAATTGCCTTGTTAACCGTAAACTGGAACAGTTGGAAGGCTGCAAACAAAAATCCGTTTGAGGCACTGCGATACGAATAA